DNA sequence from the Paraburkholderia azotifigens genome:
GACGCTGCTGCTGCTGTTCGCATTGCTGACAATGCCGCTGCTCAGGGACATGGCACCCGTCGTGACGGCTGTCGTGCTGATGTGGGGCGTCGCGTTCGGCGCTATTCCACTGTGCGTGAGCGTGTGGATGCAGGAAGCGGCGCCCGATCTGCCCGAAGCGGGCTCGGCCCTGTTCGTCGGCATCATTCAGGTGGCGATTGCCGTGGGTTCGTCGGCGGGCGGCACGATCGTCGATCACGCCGGCATTCCCGCCGATTTCTGGTTCGGCAGCGTGCTCGCGATTCTCGGCCTCGTCACGCTGGCGAGTTTCCGCACGCGCAAGAGCCTGCAGATGGATTCGCCCGTAAAGACAGCCGACGTTCAAACCGAATGCGTGTGACGGACAACAGGTTGCCGAACGCCTGATCCCCTCTTTTTCGACAACACGAAGCCTGCGCACGAGCCAGCGTGCGCAGGCTTTTTTCATGGCGGCGGCGCTAATTTTCCCCTCATTCGCGCGACGCATCATGTCGTCACACCCAGCCACGACAGCCTTCGGCGCTGGACCCGACGACACATCGCACCGACTATCAGGAGCCCGCCATGCCTTTCCATCCGCCCTTTTTCGTCTTCTGTGCACTCGGCGCGAGCGTCATGATCGTGTCGGCCATGCTGGCCGTTGCCGCCGGGAAGATCGACGAATGGCTCACGCGGCAGACCCGGCTTCTGGCAAGCCGCCGCCCGATCGCGCAGCGCCACATGGAAGTCACGCATCTGCTGTAACACACGGGCAGAACGCCGAGGCACTCGCGCGCACGCTTCCCGATGCGCAATTGCTCGTCGTGCGTTCGGCGCGGCACGCGATGATGTATCAGTACCCGCATGCGCTCGCGTCGGCGATCAACGGTTTCATCGCGCGATCGCATGCGCGCCAGGCGGCGAAGGCGGCGCCACGATGCATGATGCGCATCGACGCGCGGGCTGGCGTAAGATCGAAAGCCGTCTTCCTCGCGAAGGCCCGTTATGCTGCAACCGATGCGGAGGTGGCGATGACGAACGAAACCTGCCCTGTGCGGCGCCTGCAGCTTCTGCTGCGCGAACCATGCCGCACCGACGCCGCACGCAAAGCGGCCAGACGCGCCGCCGAGCAGCTCGGCATGCAGATCAGCGGCGAAGGTCACGCGTCACTGTCGGCGCGTATGCCGGATGACGCCTTCCGCCAGCTTTTTTCCTGTTCTTCCGGCACGAGCGGAACCCTTGCCGTGCCGGGCAGTCTTGAACCCTACGTCTCGTCGATCAGCGAAGCGCCGCAGCATCTTTCATTCGATTAACCTGCATTCGTCTTGCATCTGACGGCGCAAGCGCTCTTGCGCGTGCTTCCGTCGACACAGGAGAAGAAACGATGAAGGCCTACGATCCGCATGATGCAACGACCCGCCCCTCACGTAGCGACACCGGCGAAGAACTGCGCGTCGCCATCACGTTCAACCGGCCAGGCCAGGACTTCGGGCCGACCCGGTTCGGCGCGCGCATGTCGACGGACACCGTGTCGTCGTTCATCCCCGATCCCGCGCAAGCCGATCTCGCGCTCGCCGAACTCGCGCGGCGCGGCTTCACGCTGACGGGCCGCGGCTCGCTGTCGGCGTCGATGCGCTGCACGCGCGAGCAGTTCGAAGCGCTGTTCCAGACGAAGCTCAAACGCATGAAGGCGCCGTGCGCGTCGGCGGCGCAGTTCGGCTCGGTGCTCTATCCGCCCGACAACGCGCCGTGGAATCCGGATCCCGCAATCCGGTCGCTGCTCGACGACGTGTATATCCAGTGGCCGCACATCTACATGGCGAGGGCTGCGAAGGCCGCGAAGAGCGCAAAGTCGAAAAAAACCTCGACGACAGCGGCGAAAAAACGCGCCGCGCCGAAGCCACGCGAAGCCGGCACGCCGTCCGCGACGCCGCCCAACGTGCCCTACTTCCATCTCGCCGCGCCCGCCGACATCGCGCTCAAGCTCAATGCGACGCCCGTGCACCAGCAGGGCATCACGGGCAAAGGCGTGCGGATCGCGATGATCGACAGCGGCTTTGCGCACGGCCATCCGTATTTCAAGGCGCACGGCTACGCGTCGTCGATCGTGCTCGCGCCGGGCGCCACCGACCGCCGCACCGACGGCAACGGCCACGGCACGGGCGAATCCGCCAACATCTTCGCGATCGCGCCGGGCGCGACGTTCATCGGCGTGAAGCTCGACAACGAAGCGAACCCGTCGAGCGGCGCGTCGGTGCTCGAAGGTTTGCAGGAGGCGCTCAAGCACGATCCGCAGGTGATCTCCGTGAGCCTCGGCTACGACTTGCGCGGGCCCGGCGACACGCCGCTGAAGACGCTGCCGAACGGACTCGTCGCGCTCGAGGCGGAAATTCAGGCCGCCGTGAAGCGCGGCGTCGTGATCGTGTTCTCGGCGGGCAACGGTCACTATTCGTTTCCCGGCCAGATGCCGGAGATCATTTCGGCAGGCGGCGTGTACGTCGACCAGAAGGGCGCGATGCGTGCGTCCGACTACGCGAGCGCGTTCACGAGCCTGATCTATTCGGGCCGCAGCGTGCCCGACGTCTGCGGGCTCGTCGGCCTGCTGCCGCACGCGACGTATATCTCGCTGCCCGTGTCGTCCGGCTGCGAGATCGACCGCGAGAACGCGGCCTTCGACGGCACCACGTCCACCGACGGCTGGGGCGTGTTCAGCGGCACATCGGCCGCCGCGCCGCAGCTGGCGGGGCTGTGCGCGCTGCTGTTGCAGGCCGATCCGCACCTCTCGCCCGGCGACATCAAGGCGATCCTGCGCCGCACCGCGCGCGACGTGACGAAAGGGCACGCGAATCCCGCCAGCGATCCCAAAGGCGTGGGCGTACCGGCAGGCGCCGGCGAAGACGGCGCGACGGGCGCGGGTCTCGTCGACGCACTCGCGGCCGTCAAGCAGGTGTAACGGCATCGCGCGAAGACAGTCCGCCCGCCGCCCGACCGTCTTCGCGCCCGCCTGCGCCATGCGGGACGCCGTGCCATACTTGCGGATCGTCCCGGCCCATATCCCAACGTAATGATCGTCCCTTCCGCTTCCATCGGCTTCAATCTCAACCATCTCGACCGCCGCTCCGAGAAGCGCGACGACCAGGAGTTCATCGCGAAACTGCGCAACGATGCCGCTGCGCGCTTTCTCGTCTTCGATGGCGACGTGCCTTTGCTCAAGCGCGGCGAAAAGCATGACGCATGGTTCACGGCGAGCGAAGCGCTCACGTTCGGCGAGGCGCTGCAAAGCGTGTTTCTCGGCCAGGAGCGCGACGGCAGCGGACGTTTCGCGCTCGGCTTCACGGCTGGGCTCGTGCAAGCCGAAGGGAAAGACGAGCCGCACACGCGCAGCGTGCCGTACGACCGCATCGATCTGCGTTCAATCGCATTGCAGGGTCTCGTCCCGCAGGCACTGCTCGGCGCGCTCGGCGAAGCCAAATCGATGCTCGACTGGCACGGCCGCCACCGCTTCTGCGCGAATTGCGGCGCGCGCAGCCGTGCGACGGCGGCCGGCTGGCAACGTCTGTGCGATGCGTGCGGCGCACGCCACTTTCCACGCGTCGACCCCGTCGTCATCATGCTGACCATCGACGGCGAGCGCTGTCTGCTCGGACGCCAGCGCCAGTTCGCGCCGGGCATGTATTCGGCGCTCGCGGGCTTCGTCGAACCGGGCGAAACCGTCGAGGACGCCGTGCGCCGCGAAGTGCACGAGGAAGCTCACGTGAGCTGCGCGGAAGTCGTCTATTTCGCGTCGCAGCCGTGGCCGTTTCCGTCTTCGCTGATGATCGGCTGCTTCGCGCAGGCGAGCGATACCGACATCGTCATCGACACCACCGAACTCGAAGACGCGCGCTGGTTCACGCGCGCGGAAGTCGCGGCGATGCTCGAAGGCACGCATGCGGACGGCCTGTCCGCGCCAAAGCCGTTCGCGATCGCGCATCATCTGCTGCGCGCGTACGTCGAGCACGGCGCGGCCGTATTGCGCAGCTAGACTGTCGCGCCGCGCCGCCGCTCCGACGCGGCGCGTTTCATGAACCGGTCCCACGCGTCGCGCCCCGCATCGACAGCGGCGCGAGCAAACATGTACGCGAACGTACACGTTGATGTACAATGCGGCCTATTCCGAGTTGCATGGCCGCCGCATTTTCCGCATGTCCACCGAAGACTCACCCGTCGCCACGTTCGCCGCCACTCAGCAGCACCTGTACGCGGCCGCCCCGTCGTCCGGACAGGGATGGTTCACGGCAAACCGGCTGCGCGACGACCTGTTCCCCTGGGCCATCGCGCTCGCCACAGGTCTCGAGTATTTCGACAACACCATCTTTTCGTTCTTCACCGGCTATATCGCGGGCGGCATCAACGCGTCGGCGGACGAACTGGTGTGGTCGTCGAGCGCCTATGCCGTCGCATCCGTGCTCGGCATTCTCCAGCAGCAATGGTGGGTCGAACGGCTCGGCTATCGGCGCTATATCAGCGGCTGCCTGCTGCTGTTCGCGGCGGGCTCGATGGCGGCGGCGCTGAGCGGATCGTCGATCGAACTCGCCTTTGCGCGCGGCGCGCAGGGCTATTTCATCGGCCCGATGATGAGCGCGTGCCGCATCCTGATTCAGACGAACTTCAAGCCGCAGCGGCGGCCGGCTGCCGTGCGCGCATTCCTGTGCATGATCCTGCTGGCGAGCGCGCTGGCGCCGCTGATCGGCGGCTCTCTGCTCGCGGACTTCGACTGGCGCGCGCTCTTCATCTGCACGACGCTCGGCGGCATCGTGCTCGCGCTGTTCGTTCTGCTCGTCGTGCCGTCATCCTCAGGCAAGCTGCATCCGGCAGCGCGCGGCGATGCGCATTTCTGGCCATACATCGTGTTTGCGTTCGCACAGGGCGCGCTGCAGATCGTGATGCAGCAGGTGCGCTTCGAACTGTTCGCCAGCTCGCCGCTGCTGGTGGGTCTGACGGCGGCGGGAATGATGGCGCTCGGCTGGTTCGCGTGGCATCAATGGCATCATCCGAACCCGCTCGTGCGGCTTCATGCGTTGCGCGAACGGACCTTCCAGACGGGCATCGTGCTGTACGTGCTGTTCTACTACATCAGCAATGCGTTCAGCTATCTGGTGTCGCGCTTTCTCGAAGGCGGGCTTCGCTATCCCGTCGACCATGCGGGGCGGCTGGTCGGTCTTACCTCGCTGGCATCGCTTGCGATCGCTTTCGCGTATTTCCGCGTTTCGCCCCTCGTCAAACACAAGCGCTGGCTGATCGTCCCCGGCTTCATGATGGCCGCGCTGTTCGGCGGCTGGATGATCTGCATGCCGCCCGACGTCAGCCTGCCGTGGCTGTTGCCGCCGCTTCTGCTGCGCGGCATGCTGCTCGTGTTCATTGTGCTGCCCGTCGCGAATCTGGCGTTCCGCCTCTTTTCCGCCGAAGAGTTCAGCCACGGCTACCGCTTCAAGAACATGGTCAAGCAGCTGACCTACTCGTTCTCGACGGCGACAATGATCATTCTCGAGCAGCACCGCCAGGCCCTGCACGAGACGCGTCTGACGGAATTCGTCAATCCGTTCAACCCGGTGTTCCAGCATTCGCTGGAGAGTCTCACGCATGCATTCGAAGCGCTCGGCCATACAGCGGGCGAAGCCAAAAGCCTTGCGCTCATCGAGATCAGCCGCGCCGTCACGCAACAGGCGAGCTTCCTGAGCGCGCTGGACGGCTTTTACTTCCTGATCGGCATCGCCGCATGCGGCGGCCTGTTCGCGCTCTGTCAGCGGCAAATCGACTGATCGCGTATTCTTCGCTGCGAAGCGGCATCGACGATACAGATTTGAAGGAAGTGCGCGATGCGCACTGTGGAGCGGTTGACGATTGGATACTCTCACCAACATGCGCATCTTCGCTCGCGTAGCGGAGGAAGGCAGCTTTACGGGCGCTGCGCAGCGCATGAACATCACGGTGCCCGCCGTGTCGCGCGCGGTCTCCGCGCTCGAAGCGTATCTGCGCGCGCGCCTGTTGAACCGCAGCACGCGCCGCGTCGTGCTGACGGAGGCGGGGCATCGGTATCTGCAGCGCAGCGAGCAGATTCTCGCGTTCGTCGATCAGGCGGAAGCCGAGGCCGCGGACGCTCAGGTTCGTCCCACCGGCCAGTTGCGCGTGCACGCCACGTCGAGCTTCGGTCAGACCTATGTGACGCCTGCCATCGTGCGCTACCGGCAGCGTTATCCGAGCGTCTCCGTCGAACTGACGCTGTCGCAGCACATGCCCGACATCATCGACGAAGGCTATGACGTCAGCGTCCAGTTGAGCGTCGACGAATTGCCCGATTCGAGCCTCGTTGCGCAGCGGCTCGGCACGCTGCACAGCGTGCTGTGCGCGGCGCCTTCGTATCTGGGCGAGCATGGCGCGCCGCGCGACGTTCACGATCTGCCGCAGCACGCGTGCTTCCAGTTCGTGTCGTCCGTCTATCCGACGGACCGCTGGCTGCTCGAAGGCCCCGACGGCAACGAGACCGTGCATCTGCGCGCGCCGGGTTTCCGCATCAACTCGGCAGACGGACTGGCCGTGGCGCTGAAAGAGGGCATCGGCATCGGCGCCGTGCCGATGGCGGCGGCTGTGTCTGCGTTGCGCGACGGGTCGTTGAGGCGCGTGCTGCCCGCCTATCGTCTGCAGCCGCTCACGGCGTATGCGCTGTACACGTCGCGCCGGTATCTCGACGCGAAGATCAAGACTTTCGTCGAATTCCTGAGAGACGAGATTCCGCAGATTCTCCGCGCCTACGAGGCGAATTTGTGTGAGATGAATCAGGCAAGCGTCTGAGGATTGCGCCGCGCGCCTCCGTCTGCACGCTTGCATGCGGAGGGCCATACTTCCAGCAGGTCCCCTGCCAGACACGCGCCCGCGCCCGGCGTTATGTGCGGCAGCGCACAGAGCCGTCGCGGCCCGCACCGTATTCTCCCGAGGATCTCCGCAAAGCCGCGCCCGCTCTCGCGGGCGGCGTTCGGGCGCAGTGTTCTGGCGCGTCGTCCAACCCGCCATCACGGTCGTCACCTATGCGCAAACAAGCCTTGCAGTATGCAGCGGTTCTCGCCTGCGGGTGCGCGCCTGCCATCGACGCATGCGCCGCGGACGCCATCGGCGTCGTCAAGACGGTCAAGGGTGCGGTGCATATCGAGCGCACCGCGCAGAACCTCGACGCGATCGTCGGCAGCGAGGTCTATAGCAGCGACCGGATCGTGACAGGCCCCGCTTCGTCCGTCGGCATCACGCTGCGCGACAACACGCTGCTGTCCGAGGGTTCCAGTTCCGTGCTCGAACTCAACCATTTCGCCTTCAACACGACCACGCACGACGGCGCGCTCGATGCCACCATCCGGCGCGGATCGCTCGCTGTGGTCGACGGCAAACTGGCGAAGGCGCATCCCGAAGCCGTGCGCTTCAGCACGCCGACCACGACGCTGGGCGTGCGCGGCACCGAGTTCATCATCGAGGTCGGCGACGGGGAGAGTGGGCGTTGAAGGCCACAACACCGGCGGCAAGGCGCACGCGGTTCGCGTGGAGCGCGATCGGCGCGGCGCTCGCCGCTTGTGCGGCGGGATGCTCGACGCCCGACAAGATCACGCTGCTGCCCAATTCCGATGGCACCGTCGGCTCCGTCGTCGTGCGCAGCGGCGACAAGACCCAGGTGCTGGATCACGCCTACGCGACGGCCGAAGTGGCGAAGAGCGGCAAGATCGAACAGACCGTCGACACGCCCGCGAACGTCGAAACACGCTACGGCCCGCTGCTCGCCGCGCAGCCGCCGCGCCCCACGACGTTCACGATCAACTTCCTGTTCGACTCGGCGACAGAACTGGCGCCGCAATCGGCCGCCACGGTGCGGGAAATGAAGGCCGTGCTCGCCAGGTGGCCCGCGCCGCATCTGACCGTCGTCGGCCATACGGATCTCGCGGGCTCGCAGGAATACGACGACAAGCTGTCGATGCAGCGCGCGCAGACGGTCGCGAAGTTCCTCGTCAAGGCGGGCATTCCGGCGAAGGAAATCGAAACGGCCGCACGCGGCAAGCGCGAACCGCTCGTGCACACGGCGGATGGCGTCCCCAATCAGATGAATCGGCGCGT
Encoded proteins:
- a CDS encoding FecR domain-containing protein, whose translation is MRKQALQYAAVLACGCAPAIDACAADAIGVVKTVKGAVHIERTAQNLDAIVGSEVYSSDRIVTGPASSVGITLRDNTLLSEGSSSVLELNHFAFNTTTHDGALDATIRRGSLAVVDGKLAKAHPEAVRFSTPTTTLGVRGTEFIIEVGDGESGR
- a CDS encoding OmpA family protein, whose protein sequence is MKATTPAARRTRFAWSAIGAALAACAAGCSTPDKITLLPNSDGTVGSVVVRSGDKTQVLDHAYATAEVAKSGKIEQTVDTPANVETRYGPLLAAQPPRPTTFTINFLFDSATELAPQSAATVREMKAVLARWPAPHLTVVGHTDLAGSQEYDDKLSMQRAQTVAKFLVKAGIPAKEIETAARGKREPLVHTADGVPNQMNRRVVITIQ
- a CDS encoding MFS transporter, which codes for MSTEDSPVATFAATQQHLYAAAPSSGQGWFTANRLRDDLFPWAIALATGLEYFDNTIFSFFTGYIAGGINASADELVWSSSAYAVASVLGILQQQWWVERLGYRRYISGCLLLFAAGSMAAALSGSSIELAFARGAQGYFIGPMMSACRILIQTNFKPQRRPAAVRAFLCMILLASALAPLIGGSLLADFDWRALFICTTLGGIVLALFVLLVVPSSSGKLHPAARGDAHFWPYIVFAFAQGALQIVMQQVRFELFASSPLLVGLTAAGMMALGWFAWHQWHHPNPLVRLHALRERTFQTGIVLYVLFYYISNAFSYLVSRFLEGGLRYPVDHAGRLVGLTSLASLAIAFAYFRVSPLVKHKRWLIVPGFMMAALFGGWMICMPPDVSLPWLLPPLLLRGMLLVFIVLPVANLAFRLFSAEEFSHGYRFKNMVKQLTYSFSTATMIILEQHRQALHETRLTEFVNPFNPVFQHSLESLTHAFEALGHTAGEAKSLALIEISRAVTQQASFLSALDGFYFLIGIAACGGLFALCQRQID
- a CDS encoding S8 family serine peptidase, whose product is MKAYDPHDATTRPSRSDTGEELRVAITFNRPGQDFGPTRFGARMSTDTVSSFIPDPAQADLALAELARRGFTLTGRGSLSASMRCTREQFEALFQTKLKRMKAPCASAAQFGSVLYPPDNAPWNPDPAIRSLLDDVYIQWPHIYMARAAKAAKSAKSKKTSTTAAKKRAAPKPREAGTPSATPPNVPYFHLAAPADIALKLNATPVHQQGITGKGVRIAMIDSGFAHGHPYFKAHGYASSIVLAPGATDRRTDGNGHGTGESANIFAIAPGATFIGVKLDNEANPSSGASVLEGLQEALKHDPQVISVSLGYDLRGPGDTPLKTLPNGLVALEAEIQAAVKRGVVIVFSAGNGHYSFPGQMPEIISAGGVYVDQKGAMRASDYASAFTSLIYSGRSVPDVCGLVGLLPHATYISLPVSSGCEIDRENAAFDGTTSTDGWGVFSGTSAAAPQLAGLCALLLQADPHLSPGDIKAILRRTARDVTKGHANPASDPKGVGVPAGAGEDGATGAGLVDALAAVKQV
- the nudC gene encoding NAD(+) diphosphatase, producing the protein MIVPSASIGFNLNHLDRRSEKRDDQEFIAKLRNDAAARFLVFDGDVPLLKRGEKHDAWFTASEALTFGEALQSVFLGQERDGSGRFALGFTAGLVQAEGKDEPHTRSVPYDRIDLRSIALQGLVPQALLGALGEAKSMLDWHGRHRFCANCGARSRATAAGWQRLCDACGARHFPRVDPVVIMLTIDGERCLLGRQRQFAPGMYSALAGFVEPGETVEDAVRREVHEEAHVSCAEVVYFASQPWPFPSSLMIGCFAQASDTDIVIDTTELEDARWFTRAEVAAMLEGTHADGLSAPKPFAIAHHLLRAYVEHGAAVLRS
- a CDS encoding LysR family transcriptional regulator yields the protein MDTLTNMRIFARVAEEGSFTGAAQRMNITVPAVSRAVSALEAYLRARLLNRSTRRVVLTEAGHRYLQRSEQILAFVDQAEAEAADAQVRPTGQLRVHATSSFGQTYVTPAIVRYRQRYPSVSVELTLSQHMPDIIDEGYDVSVQLSVDELPDSSLVAQRLGTLHSVLCAAPSYLGEHGAPRDVHDLPQHACFQFVSSVYPTDRWLLEGPDGNETVHLRAPGFRINSADGLAVALKEGIGIGAVPMAAAVSALRDGSLRRVLPAYRLQPLTAYALYTSRRYLDAKIKTFVEFLRDEIPQILRAYEANLCEMNQASV